One region of Candidatus Zixiibacteriota bacterium genomic DNA includes:
- the purE gene encoding 5-(carboxyamino)imidazole ribonucleotide mutase: MAKVLIMIGSKSDSPYAEECQALLQSLGIASQLEISSAHRQPERTDELARTAEKAGYEVIICMAGMAAALPGVVAARTELPVIGVPLPASLEGLDSLLAIAQMPSGVPVATMGIGKAGAKNAAFMAARILGARYPEIRDKLRQQKKLKD, from the coding sequence ATGGCTAAAGTATTGATCATGATCGGGTCCAAATCGGACAGCCCCTATGCGGAGGAATGTCAGGCTCTCCTTCAGAGCCTGGGAATCGCTTCGCAGTTGGAAATATCCTCAGCCCACCGCCAGCCTGAAAGGACCGATGAACTGGCCCGGACGGCGGAAAAAGCGGGATATGAAGTGATTATCTGTATGGCCGGGATGGCGGCGGCACTTCCGGGTGTAGTTGCGGCCAGAACCGAACTCCCCGTTATCGGGGTACCTCTGCCGGCCTCTCTGGAGGGTCTGGATTCCCTCCTGGCAATTGCCCAGATGCCCTCGGGCGTGCCGGTGGCGACGATGGGGATCGGCAAGGCCGGCGCCAAAAATGCCGCTTTTATGGCCGCCAGAATCCTGGGGGCACGATATCCCGAAATTAGAGATAAACTTCGGCAGCAAAAAAAATTGAAAGATTGA
- the miaA gene encoding tRNA (adenosine(37)-N6)-dimethylallyltransferase MiaA — translation MSDSAENKTIVPIFTGPTGSGKSGVIARLMEVYPRLQIISADSRQIYKNLNIGTDKPSHADLARYKYHLIDIVEPGERYTAWDFIEDASRIIAETLNRKGMPVVCGGTGLYIKSLVDGMVEIPDNDFAIRSRLESEAVEKGPEYLYKKLQEIDPQEASNIHPNNLRRITRALEIYYITGRPKSQAVAETKPPERSYDFEIVCLLPSRMRLYNNINDRVDRMIKGGLLSEVETLHNSEWRAKIDEINVIGYGELFQYFDDKITLEEALNLVKQNSRRYAKRQITWLNSMKKIRYFETADDVVEFFLDFWRYWQIKP, via the coding sequence ATGTCAGATTCAGCAGAAAATAAAACCATTGTTCCGATTTTCACCGGACCGACCGGATCCGGCAAAAGTGGGGTTATAGCGCGTCTGATGGAAGTATATCCACGACTGCAGATAATCTCGGCCGATTCCCGCCAGATATATAAGAATCTTAATATTGGAACCGATAAACCCTCCCACGCAGATTTGGCCCGATACAAGTATCATTTGATTGATATCGTGGAGCCGGGGGAGAGGTACACCGCCTGGGATTTTATTGAGGATGCCTCGCGGATAATAGCTGAGACTTTGAATCGCAAGGGGATGCCGGTCGTCTGCGGCGGCACCGGGCTATATATAAAATCGCTCGTCGACGGAATGGTTGAAATTCCGGATAATGATTTTGCCATTCGCAGCCGCCTGGAAAGTGAGGCGGTCGAAAAGGGCCCGGAATATCTTTATAAGAAACTGCAGGAAATCGACCCTCAGGAGGCATCCAATATCCATCCCAATAATTTGCGGCGAATCACCCGCGCTCTGGAGATTTACTATATCACCGGGCGCCCCAAGTCTCAGGCCGTTGCCGAGACAAAGCCGCCGGAACGGTCATATGATTTTGAAATTGTCTGTCTTCTTCCCTCGCGCATGAGATTGTATAACAATATAAATGACCGGGTCGACCGGATGATTAAGGGCGGATTGTTAAGCGAGGTGGAAACGCTGCATAATTCCGAATGGCGGGCCAAAATTGATGAGATAAATGTCATCGGTTACGGCGAGTTATTCCAGTATTTTGACGATAAGATTACCCTCGAGGAAGCCCTGAACCTCGTGAAGCAGAACTCTCGGCGGTACGCCAAGAGACAGATTACTTGGCTTAATAGTATGAAAAAAATCCGCTATTTTGAGACGGCTGATGACGTGGTGGAGTTTTTTCTGGATTTCTGGAGATATTGGCAAATAAAGCCTTGA
- a CDS encoding tetratricopeptide repeat protein, translated as MALKIQSRMVLLIIVVAMFVAFLAAPAFSGDPNKAKEHFNAALKASGEKNDTLAINEYKLAIQEDDKYVDAYINLGSVYFKTEKYADAEANFKKATEADPQNADAWANLGRTYFKLNKIAESETAFKTALTNKADYYDVYKDLGLLYQSQSSWPVLVENMKIFTEKVPTDYMGFYLLGKGYQGMKKYPDAIAAYNKSIELNKDYFYTYNSLGKIYQAQENYAQSLKVFEEAVRLKPENYLAARDLAISFEQVNQGKTDQIITYWNKFLKAAKSNPKAQNFVKEAEDHVKELQAQKK; from the coding sequence ATGGCTTTGAAAATTCAATCCCGAATGGTTCTGCTGATAATTGTGGTGGCCATGTTTGTGGCATTTCTCGCCGCTCCGGCGTTTTCCGGCGATCCCAATAAGGCCAAAGAGCATTTCAACGCTGCGCTCAAGGCTTCCGGCGAGAAAAATGATACGCTGGCTATCAACGAGTACAAGCTGGCCATTCAGGAAGATGACAAGTATGTAGACGCCTATATTAATCTCGGCTCTGTTTACTTCAAAACCGAGAAATACGCCGATGCGGAAGCCAATTTCAAGAAGGCCACTGAGGCGGATCCCCAGAATGCCGATGCCTGGGCCAATCTTGGCCGAACCTATTTCAAACTGAACAAGATTGCCGAGAGTGAAACCGCTTTTAAGACGGCGCTGACCAACAAGGCTGACTATTATGATGTCTATAAAGACCTCGGATTGCTTTATCAATCGCAGAGCAGTTGGCCGGTTCTGGTTGAAAACATGAAAATCTTTACCGAGAAGGTCCCGACCGATTACATGGGCTTTTATTTGCTGGGAAAAGGTTATCAGGGGATGAAAAAATATCCTGATGCCATTGCCGCCTATAACAAGTCAATCGAGCTGAATAAGGATTATTTTTATACTTACAACAGCCTGGGGAAAATCTATCAGGCCCAGGAAAATTATGCCCAGTCGTTGAAAGTGTTTGAGGAGGCGGTCCGCCTGAAACCGGAAAATTATCTGGCTGCCCGCGACCTGGCCATCTCTTTCGAACAGGTTAATCAGGGGAAGACTGACCAAATAATTACCTACTGGAACAAATTCCTGAAAGCTGCCAAGAGTAATCCCAAGGCCCAGAATTTCGTGAAAGAGGCCGAGGATCATGTCAAGGAACTTCAGGCCCAGAAAAAATAG
- a CDS encoding T9SS type A sorting domain-containing protein, which yields MKSISAILFLYVVLTASSINGAALSALDKYDILINDDNSASDMFQPRVAAGQGGGFVVAWVDNRNGRSEIYCQFLDSAGIAQGINRRVNDEFSTAPRFEPAVAGNQFGQWAAVWKDYRNGTYPFRPDIYYGKIDTLVSVANLNITSEPPDSGCESPDLAVFPNGSGVVVWSDYRNRNWDIYGQRLGVNGELTGKNFKINTDAGIYQQHSPRVAAFADGGFVVVWYDNRFGNDDVYAQRFDPLFNPIGANQKISDDPGTARQAFPVTAADGRGRFFVAWVDWRNGSYPQNPDIFFRRFDSLGVPLGPSARANLDDNGRSQKEVALASDWSGNICLAWADSSAGQWDAYAQIIDEAGLPSGASFKIHQTTAGRQLQPDLASDGYKLFFVWADSRSGNFDIYATIKQYNRPGIISTPTALNFTMEAGGTLPPSHNLVLSGAGLGQVHWTAAPTVGWLAVAPSSGLTPDTLAVSIGEGSLPYGRYSGFIRLIDIDHADSATVLPVTLTVTAPILKIVPDTLSFRVFAAIGNPSPQKCQLINDGTGALTWSAIETASWFSLDKTSGVDSEYSSVSIDITGLAYGRFTEPIVVSSPEAVNAQETCWVSLELIGNMPYMAVRPESLYFQGWRGDTLCDTVEISDLGSGVLNWEARPSESWISLDKYRGSGDGQVIVELITASLTKENYLADITFSDSASFNQVIHIPLSVQLKTADTLQFINANVLPEGTGIMPVQLRLNQSCKGGYIPITFDPAMISIDSIVPNYQALPTFVSWSASSGVNGLAELFFNMIDSLAGGSSIQPGSYIICNLFFAAGAVSGLTRVDSGASDSALYLLNAAGQRIIPRVIPGEVVIGGQSSVGETTADELPERVVLGQNYPNPFNTVTSFEAQLPRRGKVLVSVFNLLGQEVYRLFDGLLPAGRTRIIWDGNLFGGKAAPSGIYFYRLTAGETVQVRKMVLLK from the coding sequence ATGAAAAGCATCTCCGCCATTCTTTTTCTCTATGTCGTTTTAACGGCATCTTCCATTAACGGCGCCGCCTTATCCGCCCTGGACAAATATGATATCCTGATCAATGACGATAATTCCGCGTCCGACATGTTTCAGCCGCGCGTCGCGGCGGGGCAGGGAGGAGGGTTTGTGGTGGCCTGGGTCGATAATCGCAATGGTCGGAGCGAGATATATTGTCAGTTTCTCGATAGTGCCGGAATAGCGCAGGGAATCAATCGTCGGGTAAACGATGAATTCTCGACCGCTCCGCGGTTTGAACCGGCGGTGGCCGGCAACCAATTCGGGCAGTGGGCCGCCGTCTGGAAAGATTATCGCAATGGAACATATCCATTTCGCCCGGATATATACTACGGGAAAATTGACACTTTGGTTTCAGTCGCCAATCTCAACATTACCTCCGAGCCTCCCGATTCGGGGTGTGAATCGCCTGACCTGGCGGTTTTTCCAAATGGTTCCGGTGTTGTGGTCTGGTCCGATTACAGGAATCGCAACTGGGATATCTATGGCCAGCGGCTGGGAGTCAACGGCGAACTGACAGGAAAGAATTTCAAGATCAATACTGATGCCGGCATTTACCAGCAGCATTCGCCGCGCGTCGCGGCTTTTGCCGACGGCGGTTTTGTGGTTGTCTGGTATGATAATCGTTTCGGCAATGATGATGTCTATGCCCAGCGCTTTGACCCGTTATTCAATCCGATCGGCGCCAATCAGAAAATCAGCGATGATCCGGGCACGGCGCGTCAGGCTTTTCCGGTCACGGCCGCCGATGGCCGCGGCCGCTTTTTTGTCGCTTGGGTCGATTGGCGCAACGGCTCATATCCGCAGAATCCCGATATCTTTTTCCGGCGTTTTGATAGCCTTGGCGTGCCACTGGGACCGTCGGCGAGAGCCAATCTGGATGACAACGGCCGCTCGCAGAAAGAAGTGGCACTCGCCTCTGACTGGTCCGGCAATATTTGCCTGGCCTGGGCAGATTCCTCCGCCGGGCAATGGGATGCGTATGCACAGATTATTGACGAGGCCGGCCTTCCCTCGGGAGCTTCATTCAAAATCCATCAGACGACAGCCGGTCGCCAGCTGCAGCCGGATCTGGCTTCCGATGGTTATAAGTTGTTTTTTGTCTGGGCCGATTCCCGCTCGGGAAATTTCGATATTTATGCGACCATAAAACAGTACAACCGCCCCGGAATAATTTCCACTCCAACCGCCCTTAATTTTACGATGGAGGCCGGAGGTACACTGCCGCCATCGCACAATCTGGTGCTGTCCGGCGCCGGTCTGGGGCAGGTGCATTGGACGGCGGCGCCGACGGTCGGATGGCTCGCAGTTGCACCATCAAGCGGTCTCACCCCGGATACTCTTGCGGTGTCGATCGGAGAGGGCAGCTTGCCTTATGGCCGCTATTCCGGATTCATACGGCTGATTGATATTGATCATGCCGATTCAGCGACCGTCTTGCCGGTAACATTGACTGTCACGGCACCCATTTTGAAAATCGTTCCCGACACCCTGAGTTTCCGGGTCTTTGCCGCCATAGGAAATCCATCCCCTCAAAAATGCCAACTCATTAATGACGGAACGGGCGCCCTAACCTGGTCGGCGATCGAAACGGCCTCATGGTTCAGCCTCGATAAAACCTCCGGTGTCGATTCCGAATATTCCTCCGTAAGCATCGATATAACCGGGCTGGCTTACGGCCGGTTTACCGAGCCAATCGTTGTGTCATCGCCCGAGGCCGTCAATGCGCAGGAAACCTGCTGGGTTTCTCTGGAACTCATTGGCAACATGCCCTATATGGCGGTGCGTCCCGAATCCCTTTATTTCCAAGGTTGGCGCGGGGATACTTTATGCGATACGGTCGAGATCAGCGATTTAGGTTCAGGTGTTCTCAATTGGGAAGCACGGCCGAGCGAGAGCTGGATAAGCCTTGACAAATACCGCGGTTCAGGCGATGGCCAGGTCATAGTGGAATTGATTACCGCCTCCCTGACTAAAGAGAATTATCTTGCCGATATTACCTTCTCTGACAGCGCTTCTTTCAACCAGGTTATTCATATCCCCTTAAGCGTGCAATTAAAAACGGCCGATACGCTGCAATTTATCAATGCCAACGTCCTGCCGGAAGGAACAGGAATCATGCCGGTTCAACTGAGGCTGAATCAATCCTGTAAAGGGGGGTATATCCCGATCACTTTTGACCCCGCCATGATTTCCATTGATTCAATTGTCCCGAATTATCAAGCCTTGCCCACTTTTGTTTCATGGAGCGCAAGCAGCGGCGTTAATGGTTTGGCGGAACTCTTTTTCAACATGATAGATTCACTCGCCGGGGGCAGTTCAATACAGCCGGGAAGTTATATTATATGTAATCTCTTCTTTGCGGCCGGGGCGGTCTCCGGATTGACCAGAGTCGATTCCGGGGCCTCCGATAGCGCTCTTTATCTGCTGAATGCGGCCGGGCAAAGGATCATTCCGAGAGTCATTCCGGGCGAAGTGGTTATAGGCGGCCAATCGTCGGTCGGTGAGACCACGGCAGATGAACTTCCGGAAAGAGTAGTACTGGGTCAGAACTATCCCAATCCTTTCAACACTGTCACCTCCTTCGAGGCTCAATTGCCGCGCCGGGGAAAAGTCCTGGTTTCCGTGTTCAACCTGCTCGGGCAGGAGGTTTATCGCCTTTTTGACGGATTGCTGCCGGCTGGTCGAACACGTATCATCTGGGACGGGAACCTATTCGGCGGAAAGGCCGCTCCCAGCGGAATTTATTTCTATCGTCTGACGGCCGGCGAGACGGTGCAGGTAAGGAAAATGGTTCTCCTGAAGTAG
- the sppA gene encoding signal peptide peptidase SppA — MARKRDVVIGVIIGFSFLVTMAFFALMFIGVFSTDGEMAMGGLGSKVAVVEIFGTITESESVVKQLKKWGNSSVKAIVLHVDSPGGGVAPSQEIYSEIKRLREDEGKIVVASMSSLAASGGYYVSCAADKIMADPGTLTGSIGVIIQFYSLGKLMEKVGVEIERVKSGELKDVGSMDRKLTEREREMLTAVIMDTYQQFVDVVMEGRGLEKDKVLKLADGSIFTGRQAQKLGLVDTLGGFEEAVRYAAELAGIKGEPKVVKDIKPKPGLIDLLGTTLGGVREMATGEMTGPRIMYLY, encoded by the coding sequence ATGGCCAGAAAGAGGGATGTTGTCATTGGCGTTATCATAGGTTTTTCCTTTCTGGTGACTATGGCCTTTTTTGCTTTGATGTTTATCGGGGTCTTTTCCACCGACGGTGAGATGGCGATGGGAGGGCTGGGTTCGAAAGTGGCGGTAGTGGAAATATTCGGGACCATCACCGAATCCGAATCGGTAGTCAAGCAGTTGAAAAAATGGGGTAATTCCAGCGTGAAAGCGATCGTCCTCCATGTCGATTCGCCCGGCGGGGGCGTCGCACCTTCCCAGGAGATCTATAGTGAAATAAAGCGCCTTCGTGAAGATGAAGGGAAAATAGTCGTCGCCTCCATGTCTTCTCTGGCCGCCTCAGGTGGTTATTATGTATCCTGCGCCGCCGATAAAATCATGGCCGATCCCGGCACGCTGACCGGTTCCATAGGTGTCATAATCCAGTTTTATTCTTTAGGCAAGCTGATGGAGAAAGTTGGCGTGGAAATTGAGCGAGTCAAGTCAGGCGAGTTGAAGGATGTTGGTTCGATGGACCGAAAGCTGACCGAGCGGGAACGTGAGATGCTCACGGCCGTGATTATGGATACTTACCAGCAATTTGTTGATGTCGTGATGGAAGGGCGGGGGCTGGAAAAAGATAAAGTGCTCAAGTTGGCTGATGGCTCGATATTTACCGGACGGCAGGCTCAAAAACTGGGCCTGGTCGATACCCTGGGAGGTTTTGAAGAGGCTGTCAGGTATGCTGCGGAGTTGGCCGGAATCAAGGGCGAGCCAAAAGTGGTGAAGGATATCAAACCAAAGCCGGGCCTGATTGACCTTCTGGGCACAACGCTGGGAGGAGTCAGGGAAATGGCCACCGGAGAAATGACCGGTCCCCGGATAATGTATTTGTATTGA
- a CDS encoding LysM peptidoglycan-binding domain-containing protein, with translation MRKSIYFQILIAALGISLISCSSPSPRGIGRESKGSEPINEQNVSSSFDDTTEYSIELDRINENQARIADSLAGEELPSSSIDDYIWQRLTIAQEYCTMGITANREASWEEAEYYFEKSLSTLGELDIDTESDSLSEESIKYNRLLAEIVASYRTTLVSLGRLSSDISPDVLIARFSDINHFKIDSSEYERLETYAQEKESYNVPVVLNERVKTCIIYYQTAARDAIRKYLSRSTKYIPMITRILREYGLPTDLVYLALVESGYNPHAYSWARAMGMWQFIASTGRLYNLERTWWYDERKDPVKATHAAARFLKDLYDEFGSWELALAAYNGGPGRVRNTTKKQNTQDFWKLRLKKQTMDYVPFFMAASMICKNPERFGFSEINYEPEWKFDVVRIDRSIELKAVADALNCPVSSLQELNPELLRQFTPPNKKHYDLRIPLGTEDQFWAAYDGLPAAKQTSWAQHKVRRGETVASIARKYGISEYAILEANNLSRRAKLTAGRSIIIPVPSDRTYAGTSPTGSRNYRDDDGSYTVRSGDTVSDIARAFKMTPDEIRRINNLNRRSQIFVGQKLLVKPNPSQIKENPSSNPSGEMSTYIVRAGDTVWEIARRFGISVASLRKLNNLGSQSQIYPGQKLLISRRDSGSSYKTYTVKQGDTIYAIANFFNTTVARILSWNDLSDPRLIRAGEQLIIYSD, from the coding sequence ATGAGGAAGTCTATTTACTTTCAGATATTGATTGCCGCGCTGGGAATTTCTCTGATTTCCTGCAGCAGTCCAAGCCCAAGGGGAATTGGCAGAGAATCAAAGGGGTCGGAACCGATCAATGAGCAGAATGTCTCTTCCTCATTTGATGACACCACCGAGTATTCGATTGAGCTGGATAGGATTAATGAAAATCAGGCCCGGATTGCCGATTCTCTGGCCGGGGAGGAACTGCCTTCTTCATCTATCGACGATTATATCTGGCAGAGACTTACGATCGCCCAGGAATACTGTACGATGGGTATCACGGCCAACCGGGAGGCAAGCTGGGAGGAAGCCGAGTATTATTTCGAAAAAAGCCTGTCAACTCTGGGTGAACTGGATATTGATACCGAATCTGATTCTCTTTCTGAAGAGAGTATTAAATATAACCGCCTTCTTGCGGAAATTGTTGCCAGCTATCGGACTACGCTGGTATCGCTGGGGCGGCTTTCCAGTGATATTTCGCCTGATGTACTGATCGCCCGTTTTTCGGATATTAATCATTTCAAAATTGATTCTTCCGAGTACGAAAGGCTCGAGACTTATGCTCAGGAGAAGGAATCCTATAATGTTCCGGTGGTCTTGAATGAACGGGTCAAGACCTGCATTATCTACTATCAAACCGCCGCACGTGATGCCATTAGAAAGTATCTATCGCGTTCCACCAAGTATATCCCGATGATTACCAGAATCTTGCGGGAATACGGTCTGCCGACTGATCTCGTCTATCTGGCTCTCGTCGAGTCGGGCTATAATCCCCATGCTTATTCCTGGGCGCGTGCTATGGGAATGTGGCAGTTCATCGCCTCAACCGGCCGCCTCTATAATCTCGAACGGACCTGGTGGTATGATGAACGAAAAGATCCGGTAAAAGCGACCCATGCCGCGGCCCGTTTCCTGAAGGATCTTTATGATGAATTTGGCAGTTGGGAACTGGCGCTGGCCGCTTATAATGGAGGTCCCGGGCGCGTCCGCAACACAACCAAGAAACAGAATACCCAGGATTTCTGGAAATTACGGCTCAAAAAGCAGACTATGGACTATGTGCCTTTCTTTATGGCCGCTTCCATGATCTGCAAGAATCCGGAACGGTTTGGGTTCAGCGAAATTAATTACGAGCCGGAATGGAAATTTGATGTGGTCAGAATTGACCGAAGTATCGAGCTTAAGGCTGTGGCCGATGCTCTGAATTGCCCGGTCTCATCACTTCAGGAACTCAATCCGGAACTGCTTCGCCAATTCACGCCGCCCAACAAGAAACATTATGATCTTCGCATTCCCCTGGGGACAGAAGACCAATTCTGGGCCGCATATGACGGCCTGCCCGCCGCCAAACAGACCAGTTGGGCGCAGCACAAGGTTCGCCGTGGCGAGACAGTCGCTTCCATTGCCAGAAAATACGGAATTTCCGAATATGCCATTCTGGAAGCGAATAATTTGAGTCGTCGGGCGAAGCTGACTGCCGGACGATCCATTATTATTCCCGTCCCGAGTGATCGCACTTATGCCGGCACATCCCCTACGGGGAGCCGCAATTACCGCGATGATGACGGCAGCTATACGGTGCGCTCCGGGGATACCGTTTCGGATATTGCGCGCGCCTTCAAGATGACCCCGGATGAAATCAGGCGGATCAATAATCTGAACCGGCGTTCGCAGATTTTTGTGGGGCAGAAACTCCTGGTTAAGCCTAACCCCTCCCAGATCAAAGAGAATCCGTCATCCAATCCGTCCGGAGAGATGAGTACATATATAGTGCGTGCGGGCGATACCGTTTGGGAAATTGCCCGGCGGTTTGGAATCTCCGTCGCATCCTTACGCAAGCTTAATAATCTCGGAAGTCAAAGTCAGATATATCCCGGGCAGAAGCTTTTGATATCGCGCCGTGATTCCGGCTCCAGCTATAAGACTTATACGGTCAAGCAGGGGGACACAATATATGCCATCGCCAATTTCTTCAACACCACCGTGGCCAGAATTCTCTCCTGGAACGATCTTTCCGATCCCCGTTTAATCAGAGCTGGTGAGCAATTAATAATCTATTCCGATTGA
- a CDS encoding integration host factor subunit beta — translation MTKADLVEKVAERTGLTRTDVAVVVDAFLETVKKAMESGNNIEIRGFGTFKVKLRKSRKARNPRTGDVVPVPGRKVPVFKPSNEFKNLITKLPV, via the coding sequence ATGACCAAGGCAGATCTGGTGGAAAAAGTTGCCGAAAGAACCGGCTTGACAAGGACCGATGTTGCCGTGGTAGTTGATGCATTCTTGGAGACTGTTAAGAAGGCGATGGAATCGGGCAACAACATTGAGATTCGTGGTTTCGGAACCTTTAAGGTCAAACTGCGGAAATCAAGAAAGGCCAGGAATCCTCGCACCGGTGATGTTGTTCCGGTGCCCGGGAGGAAGGTCCCAGTTTTTAAGCCTTCCAACGAATTCAAGAATTTGATAACCAAACTGCCTGTCTGA
- the purD gene encoding phosphoribosylamine--glycine ligase, whose product IFGPSQVAAEIEGSKAFAKEFMRKYHIPTASFQIFTEMSEAIAFVRAAAMPIVIKASGLAAGKGVVVAQNAEEAVQAIEKIMVQKVFGDAGSSVVVETYLEGQEVSVMAFTDGKTVKVMLPSQDHKRVGDGDTGPNTGGMGAYSPVNFIDEATLKMIKEHILEPTIAGLEKEGRNYKGVLYAGLIMTQAGPKVMEFNCRFGDPETQAVLPLLNSDLADIFIAIVDGNLSIIDELDWNSGAAACVVLASRGYPEKVETGKRIFGLRSYSDMNCYLFHSGTRRDGKNWITAGGRVVGLTAVDHDLPSALARAYDVIDNIKFDGMIFRTDIGSKATSRMKSYGI is encoded by the coding sequence GAATTTTCGGCCCTTCACAGGTGGCGGCCGAGATAGAGGGTTCCAAGGCTTTCGCGAAGGAGTTCATGCGGAAATATCATATTCCGACCGCATCATTCCAGATTTTTACGGAAATGTCGGAAGCGATCGCTTTTGTGCGGGCGGCAGCCATGCCGATTGTGATAAAAGCGAGCGGGCTGGCGGCCGGAAAGGGAGTGGTCGTGGCCCAAAATGCCGAGGAGGCGGTTCAGGCCATCGAAAAAATCATGGTTCAGAAAGTATTCGGTGATGCCGGCAGCAGCGTGGTCGTGGAGACTTACCTGGAGGGGCAGGAGGTCTCGGTCATGGCCTTTACCGATGGGAAAACGGTCAAGGTTATGCTTCCCTCACAGGATCATAAACGGGTTGGCGATGGCGACACCGGCCCCAATACCGGCGGAATGGGCGCCTACAGCCCGGTCAATTTTATCGATGAGGCTACCTTGAAAATGATCAAGGAGCATATTCTGGAGCCGACCATCGCCGGACTGGAAAAAGAGGGACGCAATTATAAAGGGGTATTATATGCCGGGCTGATAATGACTCAGGCGGGACCGAAGGTAATGGAATTCAATTGCCGTTTCGGCGACCCGGAGACTCAGGCGGTACTGCCGCTGCTTAATTCGGATCTGGCCGACATTTTTATCGCCATTGTCGATGGCAATCTCTCTATCATCGATGAGCTGGATTGGAATTCGGGCGCGGCCGCCTGTGTCGTGCTGGCCTCACGCGGTTACCCCGAAAAAGTTGAAACCGGCAAGAGGATTTTCGGTTTAAGAAGCTATAGCGATATGAACTGTTATCTATTTCATTCGGGGACAAGGCGTGACGGCAAGAACTGGATCACCGCCGGTGGAAGGGTGGTCGGACTGACTGCGGTCGATCATGATTTGCCTTCGGCGCTCGCCCGAGCTTACGATGTTATCGATAATATCAAGTTCGATGGGATGATTTTCAGGACTGATATCGGCTCAAAAGCAACAAGCCGAATGAAAAGCTATGGGATTTAG